In a single window of the Lynx canadensis isolate LIC74 chromosome E2, mLynCan4.pri.v2, whole genome shotgun sequence genome:
- the DHODH gene encoding dihydroorotate dehydrogenase (quinone), mitochondrial: MAWRLLKKRAQDAVVILGGGGLLFTSYLTAMGDEHFYAEHLMPALQRLLDPESAHRLAIHFTSLGLLPRATFQDSDMLEVRVLGHKFRNPVGIAAGFDKHGEAVDGLYKMGFGFVEIGSVTPKPQEGNPRPRVFRLPEDQAVINRYGFNSHGLSVVEHRLRARQEKQARLTEGGLPLGINLGKNKTSVDAAADYVEGVRVLGPLADYLVVNVSSPNTTGLRSLQGKAELRHLLTKVLQERDALQGARKPAVLVKIAPDLTAQDKEDIATVVRELGIDGLIITNTTVSRPAGLQGALRSETGGLSGKPLRDLSTQTIREMYALTKGRVPIIGVGGVSSGQDALEKIRAGASLVQLYTALTYRGPPVVGRVKRELEALLKEQGFTRITDAIGADHRR, from the exons ATGGCGTGGAGACTGCTGAAA aagCGGGCCCAGGATGCTGTGGTCATCCTGGGGGGCGGAGGACTTCTCTTCACTTCCTACCTGACGGCCATGGGGGATGAACATTTCTATGCTGAACACTTGATGCCAGCTCTGCAGAGGCTGCTGGACCCGGAGTCAGCCCACAGGCTGGCCATTCATTTCACCTCCCTGGGGCTCCTTCCTCGTGCCACATTTCAAGACTCTGACATGCTG GAAGTGAGAGTCCTGGGCCATAAATTCCGAAATCCAGTTGGAATTGCTGCAGGATTTGATAAGCATGGGGAAGCTGTGGATGGACTTTACAAGATGGGCTTTGGTTTTGTAGAGATCGGCAGTGTTACTCCAAAACCTCAGGAAGGAAACCCCAGACCCAGAGTCTTCCGCCTCCCAGAGGACCAAGCTGTCATTAACAG ATATGGATTTAACAGTCACGGACTCTCGGTGGTGGAACACAGGTTGCGGGCCAGACAGGAGAAGCAGGCCAGGCTCACAGAAG GGGGGCTACCACTGGGAATAAACCTGGGGAAGAATAAGACCTCCGTGGACGCTGCTGCGGACTACGTGGAGGGGGTTCGAGTCCTGGGTCCCTTGGCCGACTACCTGGTAGTGAACGTGTCCAGTCCGAACACCACTGGGCTACGGAGCCTTCAGGGAAAGGCTGAGCTGCGCCACCTGCTGACCAAG GTGCTGCAGGAGAGGGACGCCCTGCAGGGAGCACGCAAACCGGCTGTGCTGGTGAAGATCGCACCTGACCTCACAGCCCAGGACAAGGAGGATATTGCCACTGTGGTGAGAGAG TTGGGCATCGATGGACTGATCATCACGAACACCACAGTGAGCCGCCCCGCTGGCCTCCAGGGTGCCCTGCGCTCTGAAACAGGAGGGCTGAGTGGGAAGCCCCTCCGGGATTTATCAACTCAGACCATCCGGGAGATGTATGCACTCACCAAAG GCAGAGTCCCCATCATTGGGGTTGGCGGTGTCAGCAGTGGGCAGGATGCCCTGGAGAAGATCCGGGCGGGGGCCTCCCTTGTGCAGCTGTACACGGCCCTCACCTACCGGGGGCCGCCCGTGGTGGGCAGGGTCAAGCGGGAGCTGGAGGCCCTTTTGAA gGAACAGGGTTTTACGAGAATCACAGATGCCATTGGAGCAGACCATCGGAGGTGA